One segment of Candidatus Neomarinimicrobiota bacterium DNA contains the following:
- a CDS encoding helix-turn-helix domain-containing protein: protein MKQELIIKNMVCERCIRVVKEELEAVGFSPLEVQLGKAVVTSQRDDIDLKIVRRVLEDNGFELLVDKKASLVEKIKIVIINLIYQNQLENLNRNLSDVIADEVGRDYSYLSNLFSSVERITIEKYIILQKIERVKELLVYEELTLSEIAYQVGYSSVQHLSGQFKSVTGLTPSHFKSIRTQRRILIDKLGSPAT from the coding sequence ATGAAGCAAGAATTGATCATTAAGAACATGGTTTGTGAACGTTGTATCCGGGTCGTGAAGGAGGAGCTGGAGGCCGTGGGATTCTCGCCACTTGAAGTCCAATTAGGAAAAGCGGTCGTCACGTCTCAGCGAGATGACATTGACCTGAAAATTGTGAGAAGAGTTCTCGAGGATAATGGGTTCGAGCTCCTTGTCGATAAAAAGGCCAGCCTCGTCGAAAAAATAAAAATCGTTATCATTAACCTGATCTACCAAAATCAGCTGGAAAACTTGAACAGGAATTTATCCGATGTGATCGCTGATGAGGTGGGGAGAGATTACTCGTACCTGAGCAATCTTTTTTCTTCTGTAGAGCGGATTACGATTGAAAAGTACATTATCTTGCAGAAAATTGAGCGCGTCAAAGAACTTCTGGTCTACGAGGAGCTAACGCTCAGCGAGATTGCGTACCAAGTTGGGTACAGCAGCGTCCAGCATCTTTCCGGCCAGTTTAAGAGCGTGACAGGACTTACGCCCAGCCACTTTAAATCCATTAGAACTCAGCGCCGCATCCTGATAGATAAGTTGGGCAGCCCAGCGACTTGA
- a CDS encoding copper oxidase — protein sequence MKKHHFHFSFTPLGAAVALVLMLGTIPLAGSGPPGTNIKANLPYTPVVTPNGSTLPWKMVDGVKEFHLVVEEIQWEVAPGMVIKAWGYNGQTPGPTIEAIEGDRVRILVTNQLPEPTAVHWHGVILPSGMDGVQGLTQRGIAPGETFAYEFTLRQHGTQMYHSHGDEMTQIGLGTMGFFIIHPKQRERKIDRDFAIFLSEWFVAPGSSRPNPKIMTDFNIFTFNSRAYPGTAPLVARTGERIRIRFANVAQETHPIHLHGHSFKVVATDGGDIPLSAQWPETTVLVAPGQTRDIELIANPGDWALHCHRRHHPMNAMGHDLPNMLGVDQADVQEKIRELLPHYMAMERTGMGGMQAMAGHMAGPENTLPMMAGDGPYGAIQMGGMFTILKVRDHLKAGDGAAWYQPPEGTVAEKVPAGQRLEPTKP from the coding sequence ATGAAGAAGCACCACTTTCATTTTTCCTTCACACCGCTCGGCGCAGCTGTTGCCCTGGTCTTGATGCTCGGGACCATCCCCTTAGCAGGGAGCGGTCCACCAGGCACGAATATCAAAGCGAACCTGCCCTATACCCCGGTGGTAACGCCCAACGGCAGCACGCTCCCCTGGAAAATGGTGGACGGGGTAAAGGAGTTTCACTTGGTGGTCGAAGAAATCCAGTGGGAGGTAGCTCCGGGGATGGTTATCAAGGCCTGGGGCTACAATGGTCAGACGCCGGGACCGACCATTGAGGCGATTGAGGGGGACCGGGTCCGAATCCTGGTGACCAACCAGCTGCCGGAACCCACCGCCGTGCACTGGCACGGGGTCATCCTGCCCAGTGGGATGGACGGTGTCCAAGGCCTGACCCAGCGGGGAATTGCCCCTGGTGAGACCTTTGCTTACGAGTTCACTCTGCGCCAACACGGCACTCAGATGTACCATTCCCATGGAGACGAGATGACGCAAATCGGTCTGGGAACGATGGGCTTTTTTATCATCCACCCCAAGCAGCGGGAACGGAAGATCGATCGTGACTTCGCCATCTTTTTGAGCGAGTGGTTCGTTGCCCCCGGCTCGTCGCGGCCGAACCCGAAAATCATGACGGATTTCAATATCTTCACGTTTAACAGCCGGGCCTATCCTGGGACCGCACCCCTGGTTGCGCGCACGGGGGAACGCATTCGGATCCGCTTTGCCAACGTAGCCCAAGAAACGCACCCCATCCACCTGCACGGTCATTCATTCAAGGTGGTGGCCACCGATGGGGGCGATATTCCGCTCTCCGCCCAGTGGCCCGAAACGACCGTACTGGTGGCGCCCGGCCAGACTCGCGACATCGAGCTTATCGCCAATCCCGGAGATTGGGCGCTCCACTGCCATCGACGACACCATCCCATGAACGCCATGGGTCACGACCTTCCAAACATGCTGGGCGTCGACCAGGCAGATGTGCAAGAGAAGATTCGGGAGCTTCTGCCGCACTACATGGCGATGGAGAGAACAGGCATGGGTGGCATGCAAGCCATGGCGGGGCACATGGCAGGACCTGAAAACACCCTCCCCATGATGGCCGGGGACGGGCCCTACGGTGCCATCCAAATGGGTGGGATGTTCACAATCTTGAAGGTGAGAGACCATCTAAAGGCCGGCGATGGGGCGGCCTGGTACCAGCCCCCCGAAGGGACCGTGGCCGAAAAGGTTCCCGCGGGGCAGCGTCTGGAGCCGACGAAGCCGTGA
- a CDS encoding CDP-alcohol phosphatidyltransferase family protein has product MSETSDRVVTVSNLLSLFRALLSLPIIWALETDRMQAVAIMVALAVLSDFLDGYLARRAGEITHVGKLLDPIADKIIMMAVMIYLIFDPVRRFPISFFVLLGIRDITLSNVATFLMDRKAKVFESNVPGKWFIFITTLAIILYIANLTVLGRGVLLVATGLMLVSWYLYIRTYLSFFRALQRD; this is encoded by the coding sequence GTGAGTGAGACGTCGGATCGCGTCGTTACCGTCAGTAATTTGCTCAGCCTGTTTCGGGCGCTCTTGTCGCTGCCTATTATCTGGGCTTTGGAGACCGACCGCATGCAGGCAGTGGCTATCATGGTCGCTCTGGCAGTGCTGTCGGATTTTCTTGATGGCTACCTGGCAAGGCGGGCGGGCGAAATAACCCACGTCGGCAAGCTCCTTGACCCTATCGCCGACAAGATTATCATGATGGCCGTCATGATCTATCTGATATTCGACCCAGTAAGAAGGTTCCCGATCTCCTTTTTTGTTTTGCTTGGGATTCGGGACATAACGCTCTCCAACGTTGCCACCTTTCTCATGGATCGCAAGGCAAAGGTCTTCGAATCCAATGTGCCCGGCAAATGGTTTATTTTCATTACCACGTTGGCTATCATCCTCTACATTGCGAATCTGACGGTGCTGGGTCGCGGCGTCCTGCTCGTGGCAACCGGGCTGATGCTGGTCAGCTGGTACCTTTACATCCGCACCTATTTATCATTTTTCAGAGCCTTGCAACGAGATTGA
- a CDS encoding copper-translocating P-type ATPase, which produces MTTYQCPMHPEVQNDEPGACPKCGMALEPESTPPASAGDYTCPMHPEVVQAGPGQCPICGMALEPRTAAAEDEDNPELDDMSRRFWVSTALTAPLLLATMWEMIVGGPLFARLSGTALNWGQLFLAAPVVLWGGLPFFQRGYASVVRRSLNMFTLIALGTGVAFAYSTVATILPGIFPAAFQTPTGQVAVYFESAAVIVTLVLLGQVLELRARAQTGSAIKALLNLTPNNALLVKQDGSEETVHLSQVRPGDRLRVRPGEKVPVDGLVVDGQSTVDESMITGEPVPVAKATGAAVTGATVNGTGSFVMEAQRVGSDTLLARIVAMVSEAQRTRAPIQRLADKVSGYFVPIVIGIALLTFVLWALLGPEPVLAYGLVNAVAVLIIACPCALGLATPISIMVAVGHGARAGVLIKNAAALETMEQVDVLVVDKTGTLTEGRPAVTSVAVATGQDEGEVLRMAASLERHSEHPLAAAIIAAAEERGLALRSVSEFQSFTGKGVAGRLDGQSIAVGNRALMEGLSVDITALDRAAAERQREAATVVYVAVDGSAAGLLGVADPVKATAPAALSALRSYGLRIVMLTGDSEATAQAVAQRLGIDDVSAEVLPEEKGAAIQRLQQQGHRVAMAGDGINDAPALALADVGIAMGTGTDVAMESADITLVQGDLRGIAKARRLSRGTMRNIRQNLGWAFGYNALGVPLAAGLLYPLFGLLLSPMIAAAAMSFSSVSVIGNALRLRNLSL; this is translated from the coding sequence ATGACGACTTATCAATGCCCGATGCATCCCGAAGTTCAAAATGACGAACCTGGTGCTTGTCCAAAATGCGGCATGGCCTTAGAACCCGAATCGACCCCCCCGGCCAGCGCCGGTGACTACACCTGTCCCATGCACCCCGAGGTAGTGCAAGCGGGGCCCGGACAGTGCCCCATCTGTGGCATGGCGCTGGAGCCGCGCACCGCAGCGGCCGAGGACGAGGACAACCCGGAGCTGGATGATATGAGCCGCCGTTTCTGGGTGAGCACCGCACTCACGGCGCCCCTCCTGCTGGCCACCATGTGGGAGATGATTGTCGGCGGCCCACTTTTCGCCCGGCTTTCAGGCACCGCGCTCAATTGGGGCCAGTTATTCCTGGCGGCCCCGGTAGTGCTGTGGGGCGGCCTCCCGTTTTTTCAGCGGGGCTACGCCTCGGTGGTGCGCCGCAGCCTGAACATGTTCACCCTCATCGCTCTAGGCACCGGCGTGGCATTTGCCTACAGCACGGTAGCGACCATTCTTCCCGGAATATTTCCGGCGGCCTTTCAAACACCGACCGGACAGGTTGCGGTCTACTTCGAGTCGGCGGCGGTCATCGTCACCCTGGTCCTGTTGGGCCAGGTCTTGGAGTTGCGGGCGCGGGCGCAGACCGGCAGCGCCATTAAAGCATTGCTTAACCTGACGCCCAATAATGCCCTATTGGTCAAGCAAGATGGGTCCGAAGAAACCGTGCACTTAAGCCAGGTCCGGCCTGGCGACCGGTTGCGCGTCAGACCCGGCGAAAAGGTACCGGTGGACGGCCTCGTGGTGGACGGCCAGAGTACGGTGGATGAGTCCATGATCACCGGGGAGCCCGTCCCCGTGGCCAAGGCGACGGGCGCCGCCGTAACCGGAGCTACGGTCAACGGCACTGGCAGCTTTGTGATGGAAGCCCAACGCGTGGGCAGCGATACCCTGCTGGCTCGCATCGTCGCCATGGTGAGTGAGGCCCAACGGACGCGGGCGCCCATCCAGCGTCTGGCCGATAAGGTGTCGGGGTATTTCGTCCCCATCGTGATTGGAATCGCTCTGCTTACGTTTGTTCTGTGGGCGCTGCTGGGACCGGAGCCGGTGCTGGCCTACGGGTTGGTCAATGCCGTGGCGGTACTGATCATCGCCTGCCCCTGCGCGCTGGGGCTGGCCACCCCCATCTCCATCATGGTAGCCGTAGGCCACGGTGCAAGGGCTGGTGTGCTCATCAAAAATGCCGCGGCGCTGGAGACCATGGAGCAGGTCGATGTCCTTGTTGTCGACAAGACCGGGACCCTCACTGAGGGCAGGCCCGCCGTTACATCCGTTGCTGTGGCGACTGGCCAGGATGAGGGAGAAGTCTTGCGGATGGCAGCCAGCCTGGAGCGCCACAGTGAGCACCCCCTTGCGGCGGCCATCATCGCTGCCGCGGAGGAAAGGGGACTTGCCTTGCGGTCCGTGTCAGAATTTCAGTCCTTTACCGGCAAGGGTGTAGCTGGTCGTTTGGATGGCCAGTCCATCGCTGTTGGCAATCGGGCCCTCATGGAAGGTCTCAGTGTTGATATCACCGCTCTGGATCGTGCTGCTGCTGAGCGTCAGCGAGAGGCCGCAACGGTGGTCTATGTGGCCGTGGACGGTAGCGCTGCGGGACTGTTGGGGGTGGCCGATCCGGTGAAGGCAACCGCACCCGCTGCGCTTAGTGCTTTGCGCAGCTACGGTCTGCGTATCGTCATGCTCACGGGCGACAGTGAGGCCACGGCTCAGGCGGTTGCACAACGACTGGGTATCGATGACGTTTCCGCGGAGGTGCTCCCCGAAGAGAAGGGTGCGGCCATTCAGAGGTTGCAGCAGCAGGGCCATCGCGTGGCCATGGCCGGTGATGGAATTAACGACGCCCCGGCGCTGGCGCTGGCGGACGTGGGTATTGCCATGGGCACCGGCACGGATGTGGCCATGGAAAGCGCTGACATAACGCTTGTGCAGGGCGATCTGAGGGGCATTGCCAAGGCGCGCCGGCTCAGCCGCGGCACGATGCGCAACATCCGACAAAATCTGGGCTGGGCGTTTGGCTACAATGCCCTGGGGGTTCCACTTGCAGCGGGGCTGCTTTATCCCCTATTTGGGCTGCTGCTCAGCCCCATGATCGCCGCAGCCGCCATGAGTTTCAGCTCGGTTTCCGTCATTGGCAATGCCCTGCGGCTGCGAAATCTATCGTTGTAA
- a CDS encoding TolC family protein, translated as MKYHVWTAVRAFAGLFIVSSCASVPLDGGFRGVQEQVETRSGAHIHWIQGKPEDREVVEQIQSMLSKKLSADEAVQVALLNNPSLQATFEDLGIAQADVVQAGLLKNPVFAARVRFPAQEGSNNTEFSVEQNFLDIILLPARKKLASEKFKQAGFNVGSAVLNLALEVRSTYYTLQGDQQLLAMQRTVVQAAESASELAEHQHMAGNISILDLSNQRAAFHEAKVRLMQSEAGIVAKRERLSSLMGLAEPDNIWKIKAVLPELPHQEPPSGALEDRAISQRLDLAAARQQTQILQRALSLARFGVVSPVTLGVNTEREADRPNLLGPTVEIGIPIFDRGQAASARIQSQLRQSKKQLEAMERQVRSEVRIHRSQLLAARARVEYYRDNIIPLHEQVVHLSQRHYNYMLKGVYALLQAKRNEIDVRSQYIEALTDYWVAQSELERAVGGRLSTLTRDDGTPMKNDESEIPPEEHHMQHDEPEKPPEEHHMQHDEPKKPPEEHHMQHDEPEKPPEEHHHHQGGKPR; from the coding sequence ATGAAGTATCATGTTTGGACAGCTGTCAGGGCGTTTGCCGGCCTGTTCATCGTTTCCAGTTGTGCGTCCGTCCCCTTGGACGGCGGGTTCCGTGGTGTGCAAGAACAGGTTGAAACACGGTCGGGAGCACACATCCATTGGATCCAGGGAAAGCCTGAGGACCGTGAAGTCGTGGAACAAATTCAGTCGATGTTGAGCAAAAAACTCTCAGCGGATGAGGCCGTGCAGGTCGCCCTCCTGAACAACCCTTCCCTTCAGGCGACCTTCGAAGACCTCGGCATCGCCCAGGCCGATGTGGTGCAAGCCGGTCTACTGAAAAATCCCGTCTTTGCTGCCCGCGTTCGCTTTCCGGCTCAGGAAGGGAGCAACAACACGGAGTTTTCCGTGGAGCAGAATTTCCTGGACATTATACTTCTACCTGCGCGCAAAAAACTCGCATCGGAGAAGTTTAAACAGGCTGGCTTCAACGTCGGAAGCGCCGTGCTGAACTTGGCCCTAGAAGTACGCTCGACGTATTACACGCTGCAGGGTGATCAGCAGCTCCTAGCTATGCAGCGGACCGTTGTGCAAGCCGCTGAATCTGCCTCGGAGTTGGCCGAGCACCAGCACATGGCCGGTAACATTAGCATTTTGGACCTATCGAACCAGCGGGCGGCCTTCCATGAGGCAAAGGTCAGGCTCATGCAAAGCGAGGCTGGGATCGTCGCCAAACGTGAGCGTTTGAGCAGCCTCATGGGTCTCGCGGAGCCTGATAATATTTGGAAGATCAAGGCTGTTCTGCCCGAGCTTCCCCATCAGGAACCCCCCTCGGGAGCACTGGAAGATCGGGCTATTTCTCAACGCTTGGATTTGGCTGCCGCGCGCCAACAAACCCAGATTCTTCAGCGGGCGTTATCGCTGGCTCGATTTGGAGTGGTTTCGCCCGTAACGCTGGGCGTGAATACTGAGCGAGAGGCGGATCGGCCCAACTTGCTGGGTCCTACAGTGGAGATCGGTATCCCCATCTTCGATCGGGGGCAGGCGGCAAGCGCCCGAATTCAGAGCCAACTGAGGCAAAGCAAGAAGCAGCTGGAAGCCATGGAACGGCAGGTACGCTCAGAGGTGCGGATTCACCGGAGTCAGTTGCTTGCCGCCCGAGCGAGGGTGGAATACTATCGGGATAACATCATCCCGCTACACGAGCAGGTGGTTCATTTATCACAACGGCATTATAACTACATGCTCAAGGGGGTCTACGCCCTGCTGCAGGCCAAAAGGAATGAAATCGATGTGCGAAGCCAATACATAGAGGCGTTAACGGACTACTGGGTCGCCCAGTCTGAGCTGGAGCGAGCTGTGGGTGGAAGGTTGTCAACTCTCACCCGAGACGACGGAACGCCAATGAAAAATGACGAGTCAGAGATACCGCCTGAGGAGCACCACATGCAGCACGATGAACCAGAGAAACCGCCTGAGGAGCACCACATGCAGCACGACGAACCAAAGAAACCGCCTGAGGAGCACCACATGCAGCACGACGAACCAGAGAAACCACCTGAAGAGCACCACCATCATCAAGGAGGTAAGCCACGATGA